The sequence atcttttatttaattggttGTATTGCTggtcttttatttaatttaaattatgaaatttgagatgtgattttataataaatatagacAAGTTgcaaccgaaaatcttatctaaaatatgagatgtaaattttataataaatattgacatatggcaaccaaaaatcttatccaaattaattgtttaagtttaaaaataaaaaaaaatttaagtgaATAATATTTGCCCTTTGCGATGGCAATGAGTGGAGACACAACAAGCCTTTTGCAAAAACTGACACTATTCACTTGAATAGTAACAATCCTTGCCTCCCCTTAccctttgccatgacaaatgaGTAAAAATGCTCTTATTGAAATGAGCTTACTGATTAATAAAGCCAAGTAGCCAATTTATTTGTAGTTTACTACATTTCTTAATtagaaataaatttcattaaaatagaaaaattagaaaaaggtAGTTACACACACAATAAAATCATATTGGAGAGGTCTATGTTTTCTTGGACATTccaataaatacaaaataactCATTTCCTCCAATTACACTTGGTAAGGCCAACTATTGCACATAAATGGCCAAAAGGCCCACAAAGGGCTAAACTGCTGTTTTGCCCCTTGAAGTATGGTTATAATTGTCAATTTATCCTTTGatctatttttttggtaaattaaatatacgaactatataaaaatagcCAAATGACAATTTATCCCTTTCTGCTTATATAGGGGAAAGGTGAGTTGCTCAGTACCCATATAAAAAGGAGTGGATTTTGTTGcctttcctttgttttttgtattCATTTTCTGGATTTAAGATTTTAGTTGAGAAGATCGGATATCGGGCCGCCATGCCACGGCTCGTTTGACACCAGAAAACTGCTACCACACCATCAATTAAGGCTACAAACACAGTGACACAAATATTCCATCTAGACAATCAAtcataaaaaacagaaagacaAAGGCAACCAGAAAATCCACTTGAGAATCCCAATTCCACCATAATCGCAATCGCCCAAGTTGCTGGATAGAGAAAACTTATGCcttagttcttttttttttgggtcaaaactTATGTCTAATGTCTAAAATATCAATGGtttcggaaatatcggtagaCCAAAAACAGgaaaattttgatgaaaatattgGGAAATTATCGATATTGATAaagattgaataaaaatcacgaaaattgtaagaaaaacttggaaatttttcttgaaactttggaggatgtttatttagtcaattatttattactttatcacaaaaaattggcaTTGCATGATGagtttaactaatttaagttgattatatagcgagctgacaaacactAGTGTAGaatatatatagtaattaatgaaagaagattaaacacatcataatcatttatttataattatttattacaatattttacactttatacattgtatggtaagatacatgagtgacttagtactaCATAGAGTTCTTAAGGtttttgagttatttacactaaagCCTCCTGAGGTTTTCggctttttcacaaaactccttCATATTTTAGAAATTACAAGAACACCCCCTTaaggttttaaattgttttcacaaaactccttttcattgattttccatccaaagattgatgattttataccaaaaaaattcttcaaatgacaaagttggcctttgagattagattgcatatacttctttgaggttaattttgtcatttgcataagtttttttttttcttcaatgaaatcatcaattttggacaaacaatcaacaaaatgggttttgtgaaaacaaactaaaacatCGAGGGGTGTTTATGTAAGTTTTGATCTGGTGTTCATGTAAGTTTTGAGACCTGAtgtggttttgtgaaaacacaagAAATCTCAAGGAGTGTTGgtgtaaataactcttcaaattttcaatgtcttcatcatctcaATATTATCAATATTGTAGCGATATTTAGACTAAATGTTGCTGAAGTGAGAAATTAtcgacgtcgatatttttcgatattatTGACGTCaatattttctgatattaTCGTCAATATTATTGATACTTATACGTTATGTGTACGAATATGTTCTAAAGTATTCTAGAcccgaaaaaataataatattctcaaaatttcatcaatattatcgatattttattCCTTACTTTGCATTGTTTTGGTATATGGTCAAAACTTATGCCTCAGGTTTTTTGGTATTTGGTCAAAACTCAGCCCTAAGTTAGTCCTTGCATCGCACGTCATTCGACAAAAGGATAAATTTGTCATTGacaattttaataaaaaggcGGGAAAATAGAATAGCCGCAGAACGAACAGAGCTGAGAACTCGAAACTACCCTTTCCTTTCTCCTAGAAAATTCTGCAGAAGAATGTGAGGGTATTTTCGTCATTGTGAAGAACGGCGTCGCGGGGTCACTTACAGAAGAAGGCTTGGGTGGGGCCCTTTCCATCTTCCATAAATTGCgtctcttcttcctccctctTCCTCTGCGGAAGCTTGGCATTGCTGGCTGAGAACTAAACCAGTGACAgcacaagaaaagaaataaagcaaaaaaagaagaagaaagaaaatggcaCAGAACGGGAAATTAAGGCCAAATCTGGACCAGCAGAGCACAAAGCTTCTCAATCTAACTGTTCTCCAGCGAATCGACCCATTTATCGACGAAATTCTCATCACAGCAACTCATGTCACCTTCTACGAGTTCAACACTGACCTCAGCGAATGGGTatgctttttcatttttttgtcattctcTGATTGCATTCTACTCATTTTCTGTGGGTTTTCAAATGTTCAGAGTCGCAAGGACGTCGAAGGATCTCTCTTCGTCGTCAAGAGGTGATTTTCTCTTTACTATGTTGATGGTTTTTGGATTGCAAAATTTGGGGTGGTTTGTTTTggtgttaattttttttttttcaaatgggGTTAAGTTTATTGCTGTTGTTATTTCAGGAATGCTCAACCTCGGTTTCAGTTTATTGTGATGAATCGCCGGAGTACTGGTAAGTGTATTTGCATTTTGTTCTAATTCTTGATACATTTGTCATTCGGTGCTTTGCTAATTATTTCGACTGGAAGTTTTATTGGTGTTTGACAATGGGTTTATCAGATTCTCTTGTTACAAGCTAAACTCTACTCCTTATTATATGCTTGAAATTACTGAAATTGAATGATGGAAAATTTGCTATGATACTATTGAtcaagggtttagggtttacttTGAAAGTAAGCCAAATGTCACATCATTACTGGAGTCTGGACCACATTTCTGGgttattttttctgttcaatttcctttcctttctggTTCGATGTTCTTCTTTGCCTTTCGTCTTAAAATCCTTTGCATTTGCTCCTGCATGAAAGGTTAAGGATCAAGAGGACAGTATTTGAGATTAAGATTTGacaagacatttacttaagaCTTCCACTTGATCTTTTGGTATGGTTATAAGAATTTgtagaaattttgttttgttttgaatatcTCACATTACTAACAAGCTTGATGatgtttttgtcttttaatttttaatttttgtatggCTTACatttttgtataattatttttttctcagtTTCTGTATTTTTAAACAATTCAGTATGTTTGCATAAGCAGAAAATTTGGTGGAGGATCTTTTGGGAGATTTTGAATTCGAAGTTCAGGTTCCATATCTTTTGTATCGAAATGCAGCCCGAGAGGTCAATGGTATTTGGTTCTACAATGCAAGTGAATGTGAAGACGTGGCAAATCTTTTTAGCAGGTAGAGCTGTCCTCTTGCAGTCTAAGTTGattgaaaaaattataatatttgtgGTGTTTTTGATTTGATAAAATCAATAACCTTGTGGACGCTATAAGTATAGCAGTGGATGGATGTACCTTTACATGGTAGTATGTAGGACAGGGAGAGAAACTGGGAGAAAATAgagtgagaaagagagatagaATAGAGGTTGAAAAGTacagagggaagagagagacagagaaaggGAGGCAAAGTTGGGGGGTAAACTCAATGTATCTCAAATGAGTGTGCCAAAGTCTGAaatctctattacaatttacaataaGGCATTTATGTAGGCTGAGGAATGGGTCTTGAACTCTTCAGTATTTAAAGAATTTCCATGTCTTGCTGTTTTTGTATGGTGATGTTGTTTCACCAGATTTTTTCATTATTCTAAATTGTCTTGTTTCTTAATCAATTTTATCTTGTATTACTTTTGTCCAGGATACTTGGTGCATATTCCAAGGTGTCATCGACAAAGAGGTAATATTTAGTTCATTCATACTTCACAGATTTAGTTATACCGTTTGAAATGTTGAAAGgataatgatttttctttctttctgaaaTCTGTGGTATTATAAGTTTTTTTCCTTGCATGACATTAGCATTATGAACTTCTGGGTTTGTGCTATTGATCATCTTGAAggttgatattttgtttttgtatacTTCTGAGATCTGGGTTATTACAcaaattattttcctttaaACCTTTGGAATGTTTTACCTATATTCTGGTCTCAGGACAATAGTATAAGAACTTCTGGGTTTCGAGCATCTTAAATGTTCAGTTGTCTTGTGTTCTTTTGTAGCGAGTTTGAGGAACTGGAAGCAGTCCCAACTATAGCTTTTATGGATGGTCCTTTGGAGCCATCATCATCAACTGCCTGCATTGTCACAGATGTTCCAGATGATCCGGcctttgtgaacttctttagTGTATGTTCTCTTCCTCTTGATATTATGTGGTTGTGGAAATATGTTCTGGCATTTACATTTTTCCTACTTGATATCTTAGTTATAGTATTCTTGTTTTTGGATCTTTTGTAAATGTGATTGTAGTACTAAACAACAGAAAATGTAGCCACCCTATTTGTGTGCTGGCATGTGTTTTTgtgtatgtattttatttttggacttTCTAGTCTTACCATGTGGATTATGGGATGATTCTAACATGATTTTCAAGTGTGTAGCATCAACTGCCTAGGGTTTCATGAATTTCTAACTTTTGAGTCATTGGTGTAGGAATTTTGATTGTTCTATACACAGTAGTAGAATCAAAATGTTTTGCTTGTCTAAAAATTTCTGCTGTTGATGCTAACATTGGTCTACTTTTAAATTCAGTGATGTGTAATAGAGTCGTTTTGTTggattaaaataaataaataattccaATGGATTACCTCCCTAAATGCGCTGGGTTtatagtgtttttttttttctttcacattTTAAGCTCGCATATATATTGTTCTTATACTTGATGGATGcctgcatatatatacattaacACAGCACACACATGCACACAGGTTGGATATTTAGGATTGAGTCTCTGACTCTTGTCCTTTTCTCTTAAGCAGATAACTTTATGTTTGTCACAATTCCACCCCTGCATGTGCACATATGTTGGTCAACATACTGATGATATAAATTTATGTAACAAATGTGCGTCTTATTTCATTTTCCCGTATCTGGGCTGGActgaattttataattaattgcAGACGGCTACAACTATCGTGAATTCTTCAACTACAACAATTACTGGACAGCCTTACCAGCCTTCTTCGACAATCTCTCTACCTTCCCATCCAGTCGGAGTTGCCCCTTCCCCTATTCCTAGCATGCAGATATCATCTGCAACTTTAGCCCCTTTCCTTGACATCCCTGAATCCCACAGCAACACCAAACTGGTCAATAATCTTGTAAAGCCATCTTCGTTTTTTGTTCCTCCTTCCTCTTCACCAACATCGATGCCACGTGTCTCTTCATCAGTGCCTACTGCTCCTCATCTTCACCCTGCTGTAAGTCTACAACGTCCATATGGTGCTCCTTTGTTACAACCTTTTCCACCACCAGCTCCTCCACCATCTCTCACTCCTGCTTCTTTTCCTATCCTGAACTGTGGGCCAGTTAACAGAGACAAAGTTCGAAATGCACTCATGCTGCTTGTGCAGGTTAGTTTTCAGTACTGGTGTTACATAGTTATGTGACTGCTTTCACTTTTCAGTTGAGAAGATCGCATGTTTACATTAATCTTTAAAATTCATTCACGCATATTGTGACAAGCgtttcaaaatacaaaatgcACCAGGAACATTATGTAGTGTTATGTTCGATAAATATTTGGAGCTGGTTGTACAGGGTATGCTGTATATCAAAGAAACCAATACCTAGTTTAGCTACTGGTTGTACAGGATAAAATTATTGAGTTTCTGTTGATATCTTTTGCTTGTTGGATTTAATGTGCCAGTTTTGTGAACAAAGAGTTTAGCTACTGTTGTTTCTTGCACATGATTTTCCTTGTGGTCATTACCTAGGATCCGGAACCCTTACTAATAGATTCAGCAAATTATACTAgtgaaattaaatttaacCAGGAAATGTGCATTCAaagcttctctctcttttatccacttgtgtgtgtgttttcttTGTGGTAATTTTAATCTAGTTTgtggaaaataaattttggtaaATTGCAAGTCAGTTGACAAAAGAGATGATTTGGCCGAAGTTGTTACATGTCAATGGTTGACTAGAGTTCTAATTATCTAGACTCTGAATTAAACTACCAAATAAGAACTCAACCTCTTTGCATGAGTTAAGCTCCTGCCTAATCCGTATGTTCCTCTTAATGATGATTATTACTAACTTGTTCATAATTTGATACTGTGTTGTAGGACAATCATTTCATCGACATGGTATATGGAGCACTCCTGAATGCACACCATTCATAACCTTATGAGAGAAATTTTACTGTCAGCATGTAGGCCACTGAACATCCTACTCGAAGCGGAATCTACAAGCTGgattgtttttgttcattGTGTAGCTTTTTCTTATGTTCTGCTCTTTTTATCGTAACCCCGTCAGATGTGTGCGTATGAATGTATAGCATGTCAATACTCATTCCCATGAGATAGTACTGGACATATATGTAGGTGTATTTTGATATTGTAATTGTCTGTGACCTGTACTCTTGAATGTTTGGTTAGTGATGCAGTGAGATTAGCACTTACATACATGAACTATGGGATTCATGCAAGATGAGGTTCATTCAGTTATAATAAATAGGTGTCCTAGTGATCTATAATTAAGATGAGTCTTTTCATATTTTGGGATTATCTAGTCATAGGTGAAATTCTTGGATTTATGAAAGACGAACAATTGTAGGTTCAAGATATACAATAAATAGGGGGATTTGGTTCAATGTAAGTGAGATCTTCCTGATATCTATAAATAGTTGTTTTAGTTGTTTCAGTTGTTGATGTAAGAAATACCCTGAAtcagttattgaaattttaaaatttctctcttttattaACTTGTATTCCGTTAGAATCAACAAAAATCTTGGCTATTTTCATTCTAGAGACTCAACAAGGCATTGAACCCCTTCATTCTTGGCTATTCTCGTCTCGAGAATCAACAAAGATTTAAGGTTTATTGTGTTCGTGAAATTTTATCGTTCTTTGCACATCACACGCTGTCAGTCATCATTTGAAGCACGATCAAAGACCAATTATATTATTCTCAGCAATTTTATGCCTCTTAACCTAAGGAAGTCAgctcgacccaaaaaaaaaaacacccaaGGAAGTCAGCTTGAGCGTTAAAGTGAATTTTGCTGGTATTAAAGGAGGCCCTCAAAAGATTTACCGCTCGAATATGGACTGATTGCGCAATGAGAATGTTGACTAAACATTGATAATGTTTACCTCAAGTCTTCTCCAAATATTGATAATGTTGACTAAACATTGATACTTTACTATTGATATAATAGGTTTATTTGAGAACAATGTTGGAGTAAAAGTTCTATTTGAGAGTATTTCCCAAACGAAAATGAATCTTTTCTCATGAGTGTTTCTTCCTCCCTGTCAATTGTGGTATTCATTTCTCCCCTCCTCCAGCCATCCTTTGACCGCGCTCATCACTAGGGTTGAGCATGGTGCGATTTAGCTCGGTTTTTCGGTTGGAACTGATCATTAACCCATGTCAGTTAACCAAATCTCATAAAAGATGCCAAACCATCATAAGCCTCAACTGAACAATAATGAAATAGCCTTATTTAGTCTAATTCAAAGTAGATATGATTAAGGCCGTTTACCATCTCAGatattgtttgtttatttattatttttaaagtagtACACAGAAATATATGTGAAATGTTAAACTTCATCTAAGCaattaggtttttttctttgtattctatatatataaagcaaaaggcagagtatctatatatataaagcgaaaggcag comes from Prunus dulcis chromosome 6, ALMONDv2, whole genome shotgun sequence and encodes:
- the LOC117633268 gene encoding mRNA-decapping enzyme-like protein isoform X1, with protein sequence MAQNGKLRPNLDQQSTKLLNLTVLQRIDPFIDEILITATHVTFYEFNTDLSEWSRKDVEGSLFVVKRNAQPRFQFIVMNRRSTENLVEDLLGDFEFEVQVPYLLYRNAAREVNGIWFYNASECEDVANLFSRILGAYSKVSSTKSEFEELEAVPTIAFMDGPLEPSSSTACIVTDVPDDPAFVNFFSTATTIVNSSTTTITGQPYQPSSTISLPSHPVGVAPSPIPSMQISSATLAPFLDIPESHSNTKLVNNLVKPSSFFVPPSSSPTSMPRVSSSVPTAPHLHPAVSLQRPYGAPLLQPFPPPAPPPSLTPASFPILNCGPVNRDKVRNALMLLVQDNHFIDMVYGALLNAHHS
- the LOC117633268 gene encoding mRNA-decapping enzyme-like protein isoform X3; translated protein: MAQNGKLRPNLDQQSTKLLNLTVLQRIDPFIDEILITATHVTFYEFNTDLSEWECSTSVSVYCDESPEYWILGAYSKVSSTKSEFEELEAVPTIAFMDGPLEPSSSTACIVTDVPDDPAFVNFFSTATTIVNSSTTTITGQPYQPSSTISLPSHPVGVAPSPIPSMQISSATLAPFLDIPESHSNTKLVNNLVKPSSFFVPPSSSPTSMPRVSSSVPTAPHLHPAVSLQRPYGAPLLQPFPPPAPPPSLTPASFPILNCGPVNRDKVRNALMLLVQDNHFIDMVYGALLNAHHS
- the LOC117633268 gene encoding mRNA-decapping enzyme-like protein isoform X2, with product MSPSTSSTLTSANGNAQPRFQFIVMNRRSTENLVEDLLGDFEFEVQVPYLLYRNAAREVNGIWFYNASECEDVANLFSRILGAYSKVSSTKSEFEELEAVPTIAFMDGPLEPSSSTACIVTDVPDDPAFVNFFSTATTIVNSSTTTITGQPYQPSSTISLPSHPVGVAPSPIPSMQISSATLAPFLDIPESHSNTKLVNNLVKPSSFFVPPSSSPTSMPRVSSSVPTAPHLHPAVSLQRPYGAPLLQPFPPPAPPPSLTPASFPILNCGPVNRDKVRNALMLLVQDNHFIDMVYGALLNAHHS